From a single Vigna unguiculata cultivar IT97K-499-35 unplaced genomic scaffold, ASM411807v1 contig_3, whole genome shotgun sequence genomic region:
- the LOC114171564 gene encoding uncharacterized protein LOC114171564 yields the protein MNSIEFPLLDQTTQNSVISTTLNDFSNWSRLSSLWPLLYGTSCCFIEFASLIGSRFDFDRYGLVPRSSPRQADLILTAGTVTMKMAPSLVRLYEQMPEPKYVIAMGACTITGGMFSTDSYSTVRGVDKLIPVDVYLPGCPPKPEAIIDAITKLRKKISREIYEDPMSFQRENRSPGGLLASVYHFTRIEYGINQPEEVCIKIFVSRKNPRIPSIFWVWKSADFQEKESYDMLGISYDSHPRLRRILMPENWIGWPLRKDYIAPNFYEIQDAH from the exons ATGAATTCCATTGAGTTTCCCTTACTTGATCAAACAACCCAAAATTCAGTTATTTCAACGACATTAAATGATTTTTCAAATTGGTCAAGATTATCCAGTTTATGGCCGCTTCTTTATGGTACGAGTTGTTGCTTCATTGAATTTGCTTCATTAATAGGATCACGATTCGATTTTGATCGTTATGGACTAGTACCACGATCGAGTCCTAGGCAGGCGGACCTAATTTTAACAGCGGGCACTGTAACTATGAAAATGGCCCCTTCTTTAGTTCGATTATATGAACAAATGCCCGAACCTAAATATGTTATTGCTATGGGAGCCTGTACAATTACGGGGGGGATGTTTAGTACCGATTCTTATAGTACTGTTCGAGGCGTAGATAAGCTAATTCCTGTAGATGTATATTTGCCGGGCTGTCCACCTAAACCGGAGGCCATTATAGATGCTATAACAAAACTTCGTAAGAAAATATCTCGAGAAATATATGAAGATCCAATGAGTTTTCAACGAGAGAATAGAT CACCCGGAGGACTCTTAGCTAGTGTATATCATTTTACAAGAATAGAGTATGGTATAAATCAACCCGAAGAGGTAtgcataaaaatatttgtatcaaGAAAAAATCCCAGAATTCCTTCGATTTTTTGGGTTTGGAAAAGTGCGGATTTTCAAGAAAAGGAATCTTATGATATGTTGGGAATCTCTTATGATAGTCATCCGCGTCTAAGACGTATTTTAATGCCCGAAAATTGGATAGGATGGCCTTTGCGTAAAGATTATATTGCTccaaatttttatgaaatacaAGATGCTcactaa